A stretch of Limanda limanda chromosome 7, fLimLim1.1, whole genome shotgun sequence DNA encodes these proteins:
- the LOC133004710 gene encoding gastrula zinc finger protein XlCGF26.1-like: MEMSTILSFRQFINERLHTAAEDICGCFEATVAKYEDEIGRQRRLLDVTLKPVVELQRIELPQRHVCIKEEFPADLLERNPSPDQEEPEPPQIKEQQEEHCIELPEQYFLIEDEFPPDQQLWNLERNPSPEQEEPEPPQIKEQQEEHCIELPEQYFLIEDEFPPDQQLWNLGRNPSLEQEEPEPPQIKDEEEHCIGLGVEPLVLKQEDQDNLLLNPTFMESDHSEPEPSDHQLLSHSSAQSQDLNGRKHGNSKSVSNAEQASEKGHHVIMRAKESTSPSNLACSTTMSKIVPNICKSIKVFQCDTCGKVFKWKSRLNTHLKVHTGEEKHSCEMCGKSFTTSTNLKMHKRTHTGEKPFPCKTCGRSFIRRNNLQTHERTHTGERPFSCKTCGRGFNLRTTLQVHERTHTGERPFSCKTCGRRFSQRKHLKDHERIHTGDTPFSCKTCGRSFSQRTTLQRHERTHTGERPFSCKTCGTSFSQRNTLKRHERTHTGEKPFSCNTCGRSFIQRINLQVHERTHTGERPFSCKTCGRSFSMRITLERHERTHTGEKPFPCKTCGRSFSQRNTLKDHERTHTGERPFSCKTCGRSFSKRNNLRDHERTHTGQKPL; encoded by the exons ATGGAAATGTCAACAATCCTGAGTTTCAGACAGTTTATCAACGAgaggttacacactgctgctgaagacatATGTGGATGTTTTGAAGCGACTGTCGCAAAGTACGAGGATGAGATCGGTCGTCAGCGCAGACTGCTGGATGTAACTTTGAAACCTGTAGTAGAGCTGCAGAGAATAG agctcccacagcGACATGTCTGTATCAAggaagagtttcctgctgacctgctggagaggaaccccagtccagaccaagaggagccagaacctccacagattaaggagcagcaggaggagcactgcatcg AGCTCCCAGAGCAATATTTTCTGATTGAGGATGAGTTTCCAcctgaccagcagctctggaaccTTGAGAGGAACCCCAGTCCGGAACAggaggagccagaacctccacagattaaggagcagcaggaggagcactgcatcg AGCTCCCAGAGCAATATTTTCTGATTGAGGATGAGTTTCCAcctgaccagcagctctggaaccTTGGGAGGAACCCCAGTCTGGAacaagaggagccagaacctccacagatcaaagatgaggaggagcactgcatcggtctgGGAGTAGAGCCGCTTGTACTGAAGCAGGAGGATCAAGATAACCTTTTGTTGAATCCTACTTTCATGGAAAGTGACCACAGTGAACCAGAACCAAGTgaccaccagctcctctcccacagctcagctcagagccAAGATCTCAACGGACGCAAGCATGGAAACTCAAAATCAGTGAGTAATGCAGAGCAGGCATCAGAAAAGGGACATCATGTGATCATGAGAGCAAAAGAAAGCACAAGTCCCAGTAACCTTGCATGTAGCACTACCATGTCAAAGATTGTGCCAAATATCTGCAAGAGTATAAAGGTTTTCCAGTGTGACACTTGTGGAAAAGTCTTTAAGTGGAAGTCACGATTAAATACACATCTGAAGGTGCACACAGGAGAGGAAAAGCATTCTTGTGAAATGTGTGGAAAAAGTTTCACAACTAGCACAAATTTGAAGATGCACAagagaacgcacacgggcgagaaaccttttccttgcaaaacttgtgggagaagttttattcGGAGAAATAACCTGCAGAcacacgagagaacacacacgggcgagagacctttctcttgcaaaacttgtgggagaggTTTTAACCTGAGAACTACCCTGCAggtccacgagagaacacacacgggcgagagacctttctcttgcaaaacttgtgggagaaggtTTAGCCAGAGAAAACACCTGAAGGACCACGAGAGAAtacacacaggggacacacctttctcttgcaaaacttgtgggagaagttttagccaGAGAACTACCCTgcagagacacgagagaacacacacgggcgagagacctttctcttgcaaaacttgtgggacaAGTTTTAGCCAGAGAAATACCCTgaagagacacgagagaacgcacacgggcgagaagcCTTTTTCTTGCAACAcatgtgggagaagttttattcAGAGGATTAACCTGCAggtccacgagagaacacacacgggcgagagacctttctcttgcaaaacttgtgggagaagttttagcaTGAGAATTACCCTGGAGagacacgagagaacacacacaggcgagaaaccttttCCTTGCaagacttgtgggagaagttttagccaGAGAAATACCCTGAAGGaccacgagagaacacacacgggcgagagaCCTTTCTCTTgtaaaacttgtgggagaagttttagcaAGAGAAATAATCTGAGGGAccacgagagaacgcacacgggcCAGAAACCTTTGTAA
- the LOC133005720 gene encoding gastrula zinc finger protein XlCGF17.1-like, with translation MSKIVPNICKGKKVLQCDTCGKVFKWKSGLNEHLKFHRGEKPYICKTCGKRFCYKSALETHLRVHAGQKQHSCEMCEKSFTTSTNLKIHERTHTGEKPFPCKTCGRSFTSRMNLQVHERLHTGEKPFSCKTCGRSFTSRMNLQRHERTHTGERPFSCKTCGRSFFHRHHLQRHERTHTGEKPFSCKTCGRSFTTRVHVQNHERTHTGEKPFSCKTCERSFSERITLKRHERTHTGEKPFSCKTCGRCFNKSYSLKRHERTHTGEKPFTCKTCEKSFKWGSSLKVHMRSHKWQE, from the coding sequence ATGTCAAAGATTGTGCCGAATATCTGCAAGGGTAAAAAAGTTCTCCAGTGTGACACTTGTGGAAAAGTCTTTAAGTGGAAGTCAGGATTAAATGAACATCTTAAGTTTCACAGAGGTGAGAAACCATATATTTGCAAAACCTGTGGAAAAAGATTTTGTTACAAGTCAGCACTAGAAACACATCTGAGAGTCCACGCAGGGCAGAAACAGCATTCTTGcgaaatgtgtgaaaaaagtTTCACAACTAGCACAAATTTGAAGAtccacgagagaacgcacacgggcgagaaaccttttccttgcaaaacttgtgggagaagttttacaTCTAGAATGAATCTGCAGGTCCACGAGAGATTGCACACtggcgagaaacctttttcatgtaaaacttgtgggagaagttttacaTCTAGAATGAATCTgcagagacacgagagaacgcacacagGCGAGAGACCTttctcttgcaaaacttgtgggagaagtttttttcacagacatcatctgcagagacacgagagaacgcacacgggcgagaaacctttttcttgcaaaacgtgtgggagaagttttacaaCTAGAGTGCATGTGCAGAAccacgagagaacgcacacgggcgagaaacctttctcttgcaaaacttgtgagAGAAGTTTTAGTGAGAGAATTACCCTgaagagacacgagagaacacacacgggcgagaaaccgtTCTcctgcaaaacttgtgggagatgTTTTAACAAGAGTTATTCCCTgaagagacacgagagaactcacacgggcgagaaaccttttacttgcaaaacttgtgagAAAAGTTTTAAATGGGGAAGTAGCTTGAAAGTCCACATGAGAAGCCATAAATGGCAGGAGTAA
- the LOC133004708 gene encoding zinc finger protein 567-like — MEMSTILSFRQFINDRLHTAAEDICGCFEATVAKYEDEIGRQRRLLDVTLKPVVELQRIELPQRHVCIKEEFPADLLERNPSPDQEEPEPPQIKEQQEEHCIELPEQHFLIEEEFPSDQQLWNLERNPILEQEEPEPPQIKEEAEHCIRLGVEQLVLKQEDQDNLLLNPTFMESDHSEPEPSDHQLLSHSSAQSHDLSGDKHGSSKSVSNAEQASEKGHHVITRAKESTSPSNLACRTTMSKIVPNICKGKKVLQCDTCGKVFKWKSGLNEHLKVHRGEEPYICKTCGKRFCYKSALETHLRVHTGEKQHSWEMCEKSFITSTNLKIHERTHRGEKPFPCKTCGTSFTTRMNLQRHERTHTGERPFSCKTCGKSFFRRHHVQNHERTHTGEKPFSCKTCGRGFNKSYHLKRHERTHTGEKPFTCKTCEKSFKWGSSLKVHMRSHKWQESYPCTTGGKRFVTKSLLTKHLSTHT, encoded by the exons ATGGAAATGTCAACAATCCTGAGTTTCAGACAGTTTATCAACGACaggttacacactgctgctgaagacatATGTGGATGTTTTGAAGCGACTGTCGCAAAGTACGAGGATGAGATCGGTCGTCAGCGCAGACTGCTGGATGTAACTTTGAAACCTGTAGTAGAGCTGCAGAGAATAG agctcccacagcGACATGTCTGTATCAAggaagagtttcctgctgacctgctggagaggaaccccagtccagaccaagaggagccagaacctccacagattaaggagcagcaggaggagcactgcatcg AGCTCCCAGAGCAACATTTTCTTATTGAGGAAGAGTTTCcatctgaccagcagctctggaaccTTGAGAGGAACCCCATTCTGGAacaagaggagccagaacctccacagattaaagaggagGCGGAGCACTGCATCCGTCTGGGAGTAGAGCAGCTTGTACTGAAGCAGGAGGATCAAGATAACCTTTTGTTGAATCCTACTTTCATGGAAAGTGACCACAGTGAACCAGAACCAAGTgaccaccagctcctctcccacagctcagctcagagccATGATCTTAGTGGAGACAAGCATGGAAGCTCAAAATCAGTGAGTAATGCAGAGCAGGCATCAGAAAAGGGACATCATGTCAtcacaagagcaaaagaaagcaCAAGTCCCAGTAACCTTGCGTGTAGGACTACCATGTCAAAGATTGTGCCGAATATCTGCAAGGGTAAAAAAGTTCTCCAGTGTGACACTTGTGGAAAAGTCTTTAAGTGGAAGTCAGGATTAAATGAACATCTCAAGGTGCACAGAGGTGAGGAACCATATATTTGCAAAACCTGTGGAAAAAGATTTTGTTACAAGTCAGCACTAGAAACACATCTGAGAGTCCACACAGGGGAGAAACAGCATTCTtgggaaatgtgtgaaaaaagtTTCATAACTAGCACAAATTTGAAGAtccacgagagaacgcacaggggcgagaaaccttttccttgcaaaacttgtgggacaAGTTTTACAACTAGAATGAATCTgcagagacacgagagaacgcacacagGCGAGAGACCTttctcttgcaaaacttgtgggaaaaGTTTTTTTCGCAGACATCATGTGCAGAAccacgagagaacgcacacgggtgagaaacctttctcctgcaaaacttgtgggagaggTTTTAACAAGAGTTATCACCTgaagagacacgagagaactcacacgggcgagaaaccttttacttgcaaaacttgtgaaaaaagttttaaatgggGAAGTAGCTTGAAAGTCCACATGAGAAGCCATAAATGGCAGGAGTCATATCCCTGTACAACTGGTGGGAAAAGATTTGTTACCAAATCccttttaacaaaacatttgagtACCCACACATAG